The following coding sequences lie in one Candidatus Kryptobacter tengchongensis genomic window:
- a CDS encoding Glycosyltransferase involved in cell wall bisynthesis, with the protein MRILYVVTSAGFGGASMHVLQLMKYMVDKGYEVGLVSAPEPRLIKEAQQLGVRVFQNPYFVRRLNFIKDIKAFYPVYKAIKLFKPDLIHAHSSKAGLIARFWSAILNVKPIIFTAHGWAFTEGRKFWKRWILAQIERIFAKVTTKIICVSEHDKKLAIKFKVAPPEKLVVIHNGIDVTLFQNVRKSQVYKDKLVITFVGRLAPPKDLFLLVDVAENIDNAKFWIVGDGELKEKVQKYIYKKGLADKIILLGERYDIPEILSQSDIFVLPSRWEGLPLTIIEAMMAGLPVVASNVGGVSELVEDSVNGFLVAPGDVVGFTKALQILVEDETLRKKMGETGREKAIREFNLEKMLSKTMEVYYEVLKLKELVKDVKEN; encoded by the coding sequence ATGAGAATTTTATATGTGGTTACATCTGCTGGATTTGGTGGTGCTTCTATGCATGTTTTACAGCTTATGAAATACATGGTAGATAAAGGCTACGAAGTTGGACTTGTTTCTGCACCCGAACCAAGGCTAATTAAAGAAGCTCAACAGCTTGGGGTTAGGGTTTTTCAAAATCCTTATTTTGTTCGTCGTTTAAATTTTATCAAGGATATAAAAGCATTTTATCCTGTATACAAAGCGATAAAACTATTTAAGCCAGATTTAATTCATGCACATAGTTCAAAAGCTGGTTTAATTGCGAGATTTTGGTCTGCAATTCTAAATGTAAAACCAATAATTTTTACTGCTCATGGATGGGCGTTCACCGAGGGAAGAAAGTTTTGGAAAAGATGGATTCTGGCTCAAATTGAACGCATCTTCGCTAAGGTAACAACGAAAATAATTTGTGTTTCAGAACATGACAAAAAACTTGCCATAAAATTTAAAGTTGCCCCACCTGAGAAATTAGTTGTTATCCATAATGGCATTGATGTGACTTTGTTCCAAAATGTTAGAAAATCGCAAGTTTATAAAGATAAATTAGTAATTACATTTGTTGGGCGACTTGCGCCCCCTAAGGATTTATTTCTTTTGGTTGATGTTGCTGAGAATATAGATAACGCAAAGTTTTGGATTGTTGGTGATGGAGAGCTAAAAGAAAAAGTTCAGAAATACATTTATAAAAAAGGCTTGGCAGATAAAATTATCTTGCTCGGTGAAAGGTATGACATACCCGAGATCCTATCTCAGAGTGATATTTTTGTATTGCCATCGCGATGGGAAGGCTTGCCTTTAACTATTATTGAAGCGATGATGGCGGGATTACCAGTCGTTGCTTCTAATGTTGGTGGGGTTTCTGAACTTGTTGAGGATAGCGTAAATGGTTTCCTTGTTGCTCCAGGTGATGTTGTAGGATTTACAAAGGCGCTTCAAATTTTGGTTGAAGATGAAACCCTGCGAAAAAAAATGGGAGAAACTGGAAGAGAGAAAGCGATAAGAGAATTTAATCTTGAAAAAATGCTTTCAAAAACTATGGAGGTGTATTATGAGGTTTTGAAATTAAAAGAACTTGTTAAAGATGTCAAAGAAAACTGA
- a CDS encoding O-antigen ligase, producing the protein MEVAHQSKNVPFVDVQNVLMLIALLSPFVGMWINYYAMWIIMFALGLAWILLTGREANAGLMFLWGLEFEPAPVDFVFMGSWFKRIIKGEFKWVSHPSLHLLLAFILLNVFQIFYSVSFSRGLLFAGITVYTISLAFYFSSYIKDEKIWSEIKKFYLIAVYISAAVLVLMILFLFIQGRLGRPAGFFKDPNVAGAFIATGALYAISKILFSERKEIPKYVLIFLFLFISIILTFSRGSLLNLLSGIFSLGLISLITRRGKRFLAVLFITLLISIVSVPIILEVFKQSFRFRGAQWYDIYGRAIAWKAGIELFKAYPLGIGPGQFEHYSLDYQKSVGGPMLRLTPSAHNLYLRVLTENGIVGFVLIIGSMITILFAMTGLRRMIYSTDILWLFSCLVGIIVQSFVIDTLHWRHFWILFGFLLALLNLKHNEKKF; encoded by the coding sequence ATGGAAGTAGCTCACCAGAGCAAGAATGTTCCTTTTGTTGATGTACAAAATGTTTTGATGTTAATTGCACTTCTTAGTCCATTTGTTGGTATGTGGATAAATTATTATGCTATGTGGATCATTATGTTTGCGCTTGGTTTAGCGTGGATTTTGTTGACGGGAAGAGAAGCAAATGCAGGGCTTATGTTTCTATGGGGTTTGGAATTTGAGCCTGCTCCTGTTGATTTTGTCTTTATGGGATCATGGTTTAAAAGAATTATAAAAGGTGAGTTTAAGTGGGTTTCACACCCAAGCTTACATTTATTGCTTGCCTTTATTTTGCTTAATGTGTTTCAAATTTTTTATTCTGTATCGTTTTCAAGGGGATTGCTTTTTGCTGGTATAACTGTATATACAATTTCGCTTGCTTTCTATTTTTCAAGTTACATTAAAGATGAGAAGATTTGGAGCGAGATTAAAAAATTTTATTTAATCGCGGTTTATATTTCCGCTGCTGTTCTTGTTTTGATGATTCTTTTCCTCTTTATTCAAGGTAGGCTTGGAAGACCTGCGGGTTTTTTTAAAGATCCAAATGTCGCTGGTGCTTTTATAGCTACAGGCGCTTTGTATGCGATAAGTAAAATTTTGTTCAGTGAGAGAAAAGAAATTCCGAAATATGTATTAATTTTTCTTTTCCTGTTTATTTCTATTATTCTGACATTCTCACGTGGTTCGCTGTTAAATTTGTTAAGTGGTATTTTTTCCCTTGGGTTAATATCTTTAATAACAAGAAGGGGAAAAAGATTTCTTGCCGTATTGTTTATCACTTTATTAATTTCTATAGTTTCTGTGCCAATTATTTTAGAGGTTTTCAAGCAAAGTTTCAGATTCAGAGGAGCTCAGTGGTATGATATATATGGAAGGGCAATAGCTTGGAAAGCTGGGATTGAGTTGTTTAAAGCGTATCCTCTTGGAATAGGACCTGGGCAATTTGAGCATTATTCATTGGATTATCAAAAATCAGTGGGTGGTCCAATGCTAAGGTTAACGCCATCGGCTCATAATCTTTATTTAAGGGTTTTAACTGAAAATGGAATAGTTGGGTTTGTGCTGATAATAGGAAGCATGATAACGATTTTATTTGCTATGACGGGTTTGAGAAGAATGATATATTCTACGGATATTTTGTGGTTGTTTAGCTGCTTAGTTGGGATAATCGTTCAAAGTTTTGTAATAGATACTTTACATTGGCGTCATTTTTGGATTCTTTTTGGCTTTTTGCTCGCTTTGCTTAATTTAAAGCATAATGAAAAGAAATTTTGA
- a CDS encoding Glycosyltransferase involved in cell wall bisynthesis gives MEAPVSVIIPCYNAKDTIERAVQSVYNQTWRPAELIVVDDGSEVETIEFLRKLKKEYGDWMKLIELKKNSGGPSVPRNVGWDNASQPYIAFLDDDDAWHVKKIEIQLNFMLNHPEFSITAHKVYVVKDGQYPINLEIYPDYQFRNVNKWLFLFRNLFVTSSVVLRKDLPFRFESNLKFSEDYHLWLRIILSGNKGALLDLPLAFWFRPFFSPGGISSKLWDMEKDEIKVYLDLVQHGYVKKYCLPFLISFSLLKFLRRKLISLKWK, from the coding sequence ATGGAAGCACCTGTTAGTGTTATAATTCCATGCTATAATGCAAAGGATACAATTGAAAGAGCGGTTCAATCCGTTTATAATCAGACTTGGAGACCGGCGGAGTTGATAGTTGTTGACGACGGTAGCGAGGTTGAAACGATTGAATTTTTAAGAAAATTGAAAAAGGAATATGGGGACTGGATGAAATTGATTGAATTGAAGAAAAACTCGGGTGGACCAAGTGTTCCAAGAAATGTCGGCTGGGATAACGCAAGCCAGCCATATATTGCTTTTTTAGATGACGATGACGCATGGCATGTTAAAAAAATAGAAATTCAATTAAACTTTATGTTGAATCATCCGGAATTTAGCATCACAGCTCATAAAGTTTATGTTGTTAAGGATGGACAATATCCAATAAATTTGGAAATCTATCCAGATTATCAATTTAGGAATGTTAACAAGTGGCTATTTTTGTTTAGAAATTTATTTGTAACATCATCTGTTGTGTTAAGAAAAGATTTACCATTTAGATTTGAATCAAATCTTAAATTTAGTGAGGACTATCATCTATGGTTGAGAATAATTTTAAGCGGGAATAAGGGAGCACTGTTAGACTTGCCTTTAGCATTTTGGTTTAGGCCGTTTTTTAGCCCCGGTGGAATAAGCTCAAAATTATGGGATATGGAAAAGGACGAGATCAAGGTTTATTTAGATCTGGTGCAACATGGATATGTGAAAAAGTATTGTCTTCCGTTTTTAATCTCATTCTCACTTTTAAAATTTTTAAGAAGAAAACTAATTAGTTTGAAATGGAAGTAG
- a CDS encoding Membrane protein involved in the export of O-antigen and teichoic acid — MQKRQFNSNLSARKVIVKNTFFNLIGQIIPIIAAILGVPILIRYLGIERFGILSILWLLMWYSTMLDLGLGRATTRFVSDAIAKSEFDKIPKIVWTSILVQIIIGLVLMFVFLALTPLVVDRFLKISPELISEVKTSLYIFSLSIPVILLSTSLQGLLEAYQRFDLINFVLAPVKVGILLLSIIGAILDLKLYGIMFLLIVMRVLVIVILFILDLKVCPGIRKFFNFEFSILPALFSFGGWITLINIVNPVLVYADRFLIGAILSTGILAYYTAPFEIIQRLWIIPASLMMTLFPAFSGLSGVEQKEKIVLIFSNAVKFTFVILFPLIFILSLFSFEFLKIWLGHEFAEKSSYVFKFLAFGILINSIAGFPAILLQGIGRPDITAKVYLGELIFYVPFVSLLIYKFGILGAGIGWLIRQIVDLILLYGVILKKKFISLIQLYNSNSLVSLSILVVLSLIVFACDVWDLAMKITTAVFSLAVLSFLIWFKVFNKDEREMLKIALKSKLL; from the coding sequence ATGCAAAAAAGACAATTCAATTCAAACTTATCCGCGAGAAAAGTAATAGTTAAAAACACATTTTTTAATCTTATTGGGCAGATAATCCCGATTATAGCTGCAATTTTAGGGGTTCCTATATTGATAAGGTATCTTGGTATTGAAAGATTTGGAATACTTTCTATTTTGTGGCTGCTGATGTGGTATTCAACTATGCTTGATCTTGGTCTTGGCAGAGCAACAACGAGATTTGTTTCTGATGCAATTGCGAAATCGGAATTTGATAAAATTCCAAAAATTGTTTGGACATCAATACTTGTTCAGATAATAATTGGATTAGTTTTGATGTTTGTGTTTTTAGCGCTAACTCCGTTGGTGGTTGATAGATTTTTGAAAATAAGTCCTGAATTGATTTCAGAAGTAAAAACTTCGCTTTATATCTTTTCTCTCTCAATTCCAGTGATTTTATTAAGCACCTCGCTTCAAGGTCTTCTTGAGGCTTATCAGCGTTTTGATCTTATCAATTTTGTCCTTGCACCAGTTAAAGTGGGGATTTTATTACTCTCTATCATTGGTGCCATTCTTGATTTAAAATTATATGGAATAATGTTCCTTTTGATAGTGATGCGAGTTTTAGTGATTGTTATTTTATTTATCCTTGACTTAAAAGTATGTCCAGGGATAAGAAAGTTTTTTAACTTTGAATTTTCTATTTTGCCTGCTTTATTTTCGTTTGGAGGATGGATAACTTTGATAAATATTGTTAATCCAGTTCTCGTTTATGCCGATAGATTTTTAATTGGGGCAATTTTATCAACAGGGATTCTCGCATATTATACAGCACCTTTTGAGATCATCCAGAGATTATGGATAATTCCAGCAAGCCTGATGATGACTTTATTTCCCGCTTTCAGTGGCTTAAGCGGAGTTGAACAAAAGGAGAAAATTGTGCTTATATTTTCAAATGCCGTTAAGTTTACATTTGTTATTCTTTTTCCACTTATTTTTATCTTATCGCTTTTTTCCTTTGAGTTTTTGAAAATATGGCTCGGTCATGAATTTGCAGAAAAAAGTTCTTATGTTTTCAAATTTCTTGCTTTTGGTATACTAATAAATTCAATTGCTGGCTTTCCTGCGATTTTGCTTCAAGGAATTGGAAGACCCGATATAACAGCAAAGGTTTATCTTGGGGAGTTAATTTTTTATGTTCCGTTCGTATCGTTACTTATTTATAAGTTTGGCATTTTAGGCGCTGGAATAGGATGGTTAATAAGGCAAATTGTGGATTTGATTTTGTTATATGGCGTAATTTTAAAAAAGAAATTTATCTCGTTAATTCAGCTTTATAATTCCAATAGTCTTGTTTCTCTCTCTATTCTTGTAGTTTTATCTTTGATTGTTTTTGCTTGTGATGTATGGGATTTGGCAATGAAAATTACAACTGCTGTTTTTTCGCTTGCTGTTTTGAGCTTCCTAATCTGGTTTAAGGTTTTTAACAAAGATGAAAGGGAAATGTTAAAAATTGCATTAAAAAGTAAGTTGCTATGA
- a CDS encoding Capsule polysaccharide export protein KpsE/RkpR: protein MSENTTGRTDGKPEEVSLWDYFYVLYKWRKFIVVNVFILTLIAVVVALLLPVQYKATATVIAPRKTDIFGGLGMFSQSIREFAPFLRGLSGTQLPLFTYLAILNSRTAMEKVVNKFDLIKVYGIKDSSVEKAVKKLRGNTDFEIDENGVLVINVYDEDRRRAADMANYFVEVLNEINIKLNIEEAKNNRIVIERRYLQNLADLKAAEDTLKKFQQRYGIYYLPEQAKAAVEAAAELEAQIIAEEVKLGILQRQLGDDASEVRAVKIQIEEMKKRLNQMKEGNERLKNEMTLFVPFKNMPELGLQYLRLYREYEIQNKLLEFIVPLYEQAKIEEQKNIPVVQVLDYAVPPEKKARPFRTLIVLSVFASALVLFVIIAFVNESFLNRKQFLNSLDLKAYNFVRKVATLYKIS, encoded by the coding sequence ATGAGTGAAAACACCACTGGCAGAACAGACGGCAAACCAGAGGAAGTAAGCTTGTGGGATTATTTTTATGTGCTCTACAAATGGAGAAAGTTTATCGTTGTTAATGTTTTCATACTTACACTAATTGCAGTGGTCGTTGCCCTTTTATTGCCCGTTCAGTATAAGGCTACCGCAACAGTAATTGCACCAAGGAAAACAGATATTTTCGGGGGGTTAGGAATGTTTAGTCAATCAATCAGGGAATTTGCACCTTTCTTAAGAGGATTAAGTGGAACTCAACTTCCACTTTTTACATATCTTGCGATTTTAAATAGCAGAACGGCGATGGAAAAAGTTGTTAATAAGTTTGATCTCATTAAGGTTTATGGGATAAAAGACTCGTCTGTGGAGAAAGCGGTGAAAAAACTTCGCGGTAATACCGATTTTGAGATTGATGAGAATGGGGTTCTTGTGATAAATGTTTATGATGAGGACAGAAGAAGAGCAGCTGATATGGCAAATTATTTTGTTGAGGTTTTAAATGAAATAAACATAAAGCTTAACATTGAAGAGGCAAAAAATAATAGAATTGTCATTGAACGTCGCTATTTGCAAAACCTTGCTGATTTGAAAGCGGCTGAAGATACGCTTAAAAAGTTTCAACAAAGATATGGAATTTATTATTTGCCTGAACAAGCAAAAGCAGCAGTTGAAGCTGCTGCTGAGCTTGAAGCCCAGATAATCGCAGAGGAGGTTAAACTTGGTATTTTGCAACGCCAATTGGGGGACGATGCTTCTGAAGTTAGAGCTGTTAAAATTCAAATTGAAGAGATGAAGAAGCGTTTAAATCAAATGAAAGAAGGAAATGAGAGATTGAAGAACGAAATGACTTTATTTGTGCCGTTTAAAAATATGCCAGAACTTGGACTTCAATATCTTCGCCTTTATCGTGAATATGAAATTCAAAATAAACTTCTTGAATTCATTGTCCCGTTGTATGAACAAGCAAAGATTGAAGAGCAAAAAAATATCCCAGTTGTTCAGGTTCTTGATTACGCTGTCCCGCCAGAGAAGAAGGCAAGACCATTTAGGACATTGATAGTTTTATCTGTTTTCGCATCTGCGCTGGTTTTGTTTGTGATAATAGCGTTTGTAAATGAATCATTCCTTAATAGAAAACAATTTTTAAATTCACTTGATCTGAAAGCATATAATTTCGTTCGTAAGGTTGCCACCCTTTATAAGATATCTTAA
- a CDS encoding Predicted arabinose efflux permease, MFS family yields the protein METWRKNLYIVWIAQFITMMGMSMIVPFLPFFIRELGVRDEADIARWSGIVFSGPFIVSFFTTPFWGTLGDRFGRKLIMIRAIFGLGIAQVLTSLSQNVYQLFIFRVIQGAISGFIPSALAFVSAETPYERKSYAIGVLQTATSSGQLFGPLFGGVLADLIGYRHIFQLTGLICFLAGFLLIFGVVETKRNNFENKNSELKTLIENYHFAFVDRKIRTGLVLIFLAQITVMIVQPIFALFVEYISGDVKHISTLAGVAFSVAGAFTVLSAPFWGKKNDRDVKRFGIRGYKQNLIFSFLGAGISFIIQGISKSIFLVIFSRALFGFFLGGMTPVLYSFVSRNVDENKQGGVMGIASSFTTLSNVIGPGLGGLIAGFWGLRAGFYLSAFLAFVSVVIVMQMGVKK from the coding sequence ATGGAGACTTGGCGAAAAAATCTTTACATTGTTTGGATTGCCCAGTTTATCACGATGATGGGGATGAGCATGATTGTCCCGTTTCTGCCGTTCTTTATAAGAGAGCTTGGTGTAAGAGATGAGGCAGACATTGCAAGGTGGAGTGGGATTGTTTTTTCGGGTCCTTTTATAGTTTCTTTTTTTACAACCCCTTTTTGGGGGACACTTGGGGATAGATTCGGGAGGAAATTAATAATGATCAGGGCAATTTTCGGGCTTGGTATAGCGCAGGTTTTGACGAGTTTATCTCAAAATGTTTATCAACTTTTTATTTTCAGGGTTATTCAAGGCGCCATAAGTGGGTTTATTCCATCTGCACTTGCTTTTGTTTCTGCGGAGACACCCTATGAAAGGAAAAGTTACGCTATTGGGGTTTTGCAAACCGCAACATCAAGCGGTCAGTTATTCGGACCCTTATTTGGTGGAGTTCTTGCTGATTTGATTGGGTATAGGCATATTTTTCAATTAACAGGATTAATTTGTTTTCTTGCTGGTTTTCTTTTGATTTTTGGGGTTGTGGAAACAAAAAGAAACAATTTTGAAAATAAAAACAGTGAGTTGAAAACTCTTATTGAAAATTATCATTTTGCTTTTGTAGACAGAAAAATAAGAACTGGACTTGTTTTGATATTTTTAGCCCAAATTACTGTTATGATTGTTCAACCAATTTTTGCATTGTTTGTTGAGTATATTTCTGGTGATGTTAAACATATTTCAACTTTGGCAGGTGTGGCATTTTCAGTTGCTGGGGCATTTACAGTTTTATCTGCTCCATTCTGGGGAAAGAAAAACGATCGTGATGTTAAAAGATTTGGAATTCGTGGCTATAAACAAAATTTAATTTTTTCATTTTTGGGAGCTGGGATTTCGTTTATAATTCAGGGAATTTCCAAGTCAATTTTTTTAGTGATTTTTTCAAGGGCATTATTTGGATTTTTTCTTGGTGGGATGACCCCTGTTTTATATTCTTTTGTTAGTAGAAATGTTGATGAGAATAAGCAAGGCGGAGTTATGGGTATTGCCTCAAGTTTTACAACTCTTTCAAATGTGATTGGACCAGGACTTGGTGGATTAATAGCAGGATTTTGGGGTTTGAGAGCTGGATTTTATTTGAGTGCTTTCCTAGCTTTTGTTTCGGTTGTGATTGTTATGCAAATGGGTGTTAAGAAGTAA
- a CDS encoding Outer membrane protein beta-barrel domain-containing protein — protein sequence MKKAKVVLLLTFLFLVSCFSQNFTLSFYLGKNIPQNTYLKISQDINKTFLRFENIELTDKAFEFPLYYGLKLSYDLKFINPKVFAEAEFIHSKVYSNPSQFVQVFGIYRDSPIDTLMRFGDIVQNFSISHGLNYVILNFGYKINFNPVTLAFLKFGVGPSIVHFETTVDSLPFERYEVNGFVVQFSSGFSLKFYNKVSGFIELKYTSGEILNAGIFGGTAETFIKMWHVVFGLGYSI from the coding sequence ATGAAAAAAGCAAAAGTCGTTCTGCTTTTAACATTTCTTTTTCTTGTGAGTTGTTTCTCACAAAATTTTACCCTTTCTTTTTACCTTGGCAAAAACATTCCTCAAAATACTTATTTGAAAATATCTCAAGACATAAACAAAACATTTTTGCGATTTGAAAACATTGAATTAACAGATAAAGCCTTTGAGTTCCCGCTTTATTATGGTTTAAAGCTTTCCTATGATTTGAAATTCATCAACCCAAAGGTCTTCGCAGAGGCTGAATTCATACATTCAAAAGTTTATTCAAATCCTTCACAATTCGTCCAGGTATTTGGAATTTACAGGGATTCGCCGATTGATACGCTTATGAGATTTGGCGATATAGTTCAAAATTTTTCAATCTCCCATGGTTTAAACTATGTAATTTTAAATTTTGGATATAAGATAAATTTTAACCCTGTGACTTTAGCTTTTTTGAAATTTGGTGTGGGACCTTCAATTGTGCACTTTGAGACAACAGTGGATTCCCTTCCTTTTGAAAGATATGAAGTGAACGGCTTCGTTGTTCAATTTTCAAGTGGTTTTAGTTTGAAGTTCTATAATAAGGTAAGCGGTTTTATTGAATTGAAATATACAAGTGGAGAAATTTTAAACGCTGGAATTTTCGGAGGCACAGCTGAAACTTTTATCAAAATGTGGCATGTTGTTTTTGGGCTTGGTTATAGTATCTGA
- a CDS encoding glutamate dehydrogenase (NADP+), which yields MITEKEKALKNGARSIYDMALETFDKAADLLNLEWDIREHIKYPERILIVNFPVRMDNGRVQHFEGYRVQYSTARGPAKGGIRYHPNVTLDEVKALAFWMTWKCAIVNIPFGGGKGGVVCNPKEMSLGELERLTRRYTAEILPLIGPEKDIPAPDVYTNPQVMAWIMDTYSMMKGYAVPGVVTGKPVQLGGSLGRDQATGRGVFYTTQKAVEHLGMKLDGATVVVQGFGNAGSVAAMLFEKAGAKVIAVNDSRGGVYNEKGLDVMKLIEHKNKTGSVIGFPNSEPISADELLALKCDILVPAALENAIHEGNAGKINAKIIAEAANGPTTPEADAILEDKGVFVIPDILCNAGGVTVSYFEWVQDEQHLFWDEEQIYAMLEKIMKRAFDEVLNIHLKRNVSMRMAAYMLGIGRVAEAVKLRGLYP from the coding sequence ATGATAACTGAAAAAGAAAAAGCACTTAAAAACGGGGCAAGGTCAATTTATGACATGGCCCTTGAAACATTTGACAAGGCAGCTGACCTTTTAAATCTTGAGTGGGACATTCGTGAACATATTAAGTATCCAGAGAGAATTTTGATTGTTAATTTTCCAGTTCGTATGGATAACGGTAGGGTTCAACATTTTGAAGGTTATCGTGTTCAATACAGTACCGCTCGCGGTCCAGCAAAGGGTGGTATAAGATATCACCCAAATGTTACACTTGATGAAGTTAAAGCACTTGCTTTCTGGATGACATGGAAATGCGCAATTGTTAACATCCCATTCGGTGGTGGGAAAGGTGGCGTAGTTTGCAACCCGAAAGAAATGTCACTTGGAGAACTTGAGAGATTGACAAGAAGATATACCGCTGAAATCTTGCCTTTAATAGGTCCTGAAAAAGATATACCAGCTCCAGATGTTTATACAAATCCGCAGGTGATGGCATGGATAATGGATACCTATAGCATGATGAAAGGTTATGCTGTTCCAGGGGTTGTTACAGGGAAACCAGTTCAACTTGGTGGTTCCCTTGGTCGTGATCAAGCGACTGGTCGTGGAGTGTTCTATACAACTCAAAAGGCAGTTGAACATCTCGGGATGAAACTTGATGGTGCAACAGTTGTGGTGCAAGGATTTGGGAATGCTGGTTCTGTTGCAGCAATGTTATTTGAAAAAGCAGGAGCAAAAGTCATAGCTGTAAATGATTCAAGGGGTGGAGTCTATAATGAAAAAGGTCTTGATGTGATGAAACTAATTGAACATAAAAATAAAACAGGCTCAGTAATTGGATTCCCAAATTCCGAACCAATAAGTGCTGATGAACTTCTTGCGTTAAAGTGTGATATTCTTGTCCCAGCGGCGCTTGAGAATGCAATCCACGAAGGAAATGCTGGAAAGATCAACGCGAAAATTATCGCTGAAGCAGCTAATGGACCAACCACGCCTGAAGCTGACGCAATTCTTGAAGATAAAGGTGTGTTTGTAATTCCTGATATACTCTGCAACGCTGGTGGGGTTACGGTTTCATATTTTGAATGGGTGCAGGATGAACAACATTTGTTCTGGGATGAAGAGCAAATTTATGCTATGCTTGAAAAGATAATGAAACGTGCTTTTGATGAGGTTTTAAATATCCATCTTAAGAGAAATGTCTCAATGAGAATGGCAGCTTATATGCTTGGGATTGGAAGGGTTGCTGAAGCAGTAAAACTTCGTGGGCTTTATCCATAA